Within the Medicago truncatula cultivar Jemalong A17 chromosome 4, MtrunA17r5.0-ANR, whole genome shotgun sequence genome, the region TTGCCGTTGTTTTCAAGGAATTCGCGCAGCGTGGCGATTGGCAACGCTCGCTGAGGCTATTCAAATATATGCAGAGACAGATTTGGTGTAAACCTAATGAACATATTTACACAATCATCATTACTCTTTTAGGGAGGGAAGGCTTGTTGGATAAGTGTCGCGAGGTGTTCGATGAAATGCCTAGTCAAGGTGTTGCAAGAAGTGTTTTTGCTTATACTGCTGTTATTAATGCTTATGGTCGTAATGGTCAGTTTCAGACTTCGGTTGAGTTGTTAGAGAGTATGAAACAAGAGAGGGTTTCGCCGAGTATATTGACTTATAATACTGTGATTAATGCTTGTGCTAGAGGTGGATTAGATTGGGAGGGTTTGTTAGGGTTATTTGCTGAAATGAGACATGAAGGGATTCAACCTgatgttataacttataataCTTTGCTAAGTGCCTGTGCTCATAGAGGATTAGGTGATGAAGCGGAGATGGTTTTTAGAACGATGAATGAAGGTGGGGTTGTTCCGGATATTAATACGTATAGTTATCTTGTTCATACTTTTGGTAAGTTGAATAAACTCGAGAAGGTTTCTGAGCTTCTTAGGGAAATGGAGTCAGGTGGTAGTTTGCCGGATGTTAGTTCTTATAATGTTCTGTTGGAGGCTTATGCGGATATGGGGTTTATTAAGGAGTCTATTGGGGTGTTTAGGCAGATGCAGGAGGCGGGGTGTGTGCCAAATTCGGCTACTTATAGTATTTTGTTGAACTTGTATGGGAAACATGGGAGGTATGATGATGTTCGCGATCTTTTTCTTGAAATGAAAGTGAGCAACACGGATCCGGATGCTGGTACTTATAATATTCTTATACAGGTGTTTGGGGAGGGGGGATACTTTAAGGAGGTTGTCACTTTGTTTCATGATATGGTGGATGAAAATATTGAGCCTAACATGGAGACTTATGAAGGTTTGATATTTGCTTGTGGGAAGGGAGGGCTTTTTGAAGATGCTAAGAAAATTTTACTTCATATGAATGAAAAGGGTATTGTTCCGAGTTCAAAGGCTTATACCGGTGTGATTGAAGCTTATGGGCAGGCAGCTTTGTATGAAGAGGCTCTGGTTGCGTTTAACACTATGAATGAAGTTGGAAGCACCCCAACTGTTGAGACCTACAATTCGCTCGTTTGTTCCTTTTCAAGGGGGGGATTGTACAAAGAGGTTGAAGCAATTTTATTTAGGATGAGTGAGTCTGGTTTACCGCGGGACGTGCATTCGTTCAATGGTGTAATTGAAGCTTTAAGGCAAGCAGGTCAATATGAAGAGGCTGTAAAAGCTCATGTTGAGATGGAAAAAGCAAACTGTGATCCTAATGAGTCGACATTTGAAGCAGTATTAAGCATATACTGCTCGGCAGGTCTTGTTGATGAAAGTGAGGAGCAGTTTCAAGAAATTAAAGCTTCTGGAATACTGCCCAGTGTCATGTGCTACTGCATGATGCTAACTCTTTACACCAAGAATGACAGGTAAAATTTCATCCATTTATAGTGCAGTGCttttttctactatttttaaattgttgcaATGCTACTTTCACTTTTAGTTTTAAGTAACAGTAGCTTGTTGCTTATTGTGATTACAACTTATGCGCAGTAAGATTTTATTTCAAggcataattttttatttgatcggTGTTCACATTAAATGtcaattttggttttggtttaaGGTTAGACTCAAAGGTGGGAAGCGCTAGGTGCCTTTATTCGGACTGGTGTGCTTGCCCTTTTGTATTGTTTGGTATTTTGTAAATGAGTTAGAGTACCCTTATACTCCTTATATTACAtcttttgcttataaaaaaaattatcgcaaGCATGGTCCAGTTGTAAATATGTAGTTGGATCAAAGATCAGATGTAATAGCAGTTGAGTAATGATGGTATCTAAGGGCTtatttgttttgtgaaattattttgtttttactttccATTTTCAGtaataattacaaaaatgatgtcttgattttatattgtttcttacttttgaagatttttttaagaaacaacaaaaataactttttagtcTTTTCTCTATTTCTTATACAGATCTTAGAAATCATGAAACAAAGGGAAAATAAAGTGACATTTCTGTAATTAAtagcaaaaataaaagatatttaccCAGGCCAAAAATAAGCCCTAACACACACActtattgtataatttttttgtgagATTGGACGAGAAAGAAAGTTCTCGTGCAAGGAAATATTTGCTCATCTTTTGCATCAAAGCATGATTAGTTTATATCAGTTTTTGAACAAAGAATTATTGCATTTGTTCATGTAACTAATAGCGTAtgcaagtaaaataaaataggtaTTTGGATGATCAAAAGCTTTGGTAAATTACGAGATTTGGTCTTGATGTTCCATGCTATTTTCTAATATGGTTCATTTATTGTTCTcacaattttttagatttagattttgCTACTATGTCTATTTGCCTTTCTTCTTAGGAACTTCTTCCTCCTCCACTTCCCCTTTATATTCTACGTCTACAGCTAATCCTTGTGCGTTGTTTTGTCCAACAATCTCTGAATGTTTCTGCAATGAGTTTTACATTtacttttttcacatttttattcTGCTTAGTATAGAAGATTTATTTCACTAATAAGAAAATTTGAGTTGAATCATAGTAAATGGTCCCAAAAAAGTTGGTATTGAA harbors:
- the LOC25493780 gene encoding pentatricopeptide repeat-containing protein At1g74850, chloroplastic, encoding MSHSISISNSLHLPNPSPFIPTLLDPNLQLSFPLFSKPKAQRKLQFKAHAKPRELILGNPTVTVETGKYTYDVETLINRLSSLPPRGSIARCLDSFKNKLSLNDFAVVFKEFAQRGDWQRSLRLFKYMQRQIWCKPNEHIYTIIITLLGREGLLDKCREVFDEMPSQGVARSVFAYTAVINAYGRNGQFQTSVELLESMKQERVSPSILTYNTVINACARGGLDWEGLLGLFAEMRHEGIQPDVITYNTLLSACAHRGLGDEAEMVFRTMNEGGVVPDINTYSYLVHTFGKLNKLEKVSELLREMESGGSLPDVSSYNVLLEAYADMGFIKESIGVFRQMQEAGCVPNSATYSILLNLYGKHGRYDDVRDLFLEMKVSNTDPDAGTYNILIQVFGEGGYFKEVVTLFHDMVDENIEPNMETYEGLIFACGKGGLFEDAKKILLHMNEKGIVPSSKAYTGVIEAYGQAALYEEALVAFNTMNEVGSTPTVETYNSLVCSFSRGGLYKEVEAILFRMSESGLPRDVHSFNGVIEALRQAGQYEEAVKAHVEMEKANCDPNESTFEAVLSIYCSAGLVDESEEQFQEIKASGILPSVMCYCMMLTLYTKNDRSNDAYKLIDEMITTRVSDVHQVIGQMIKGDFDDEFNWQIVEYIFDKLNSEGCGFGMKFYNALLETLWWMCQRERAARVLNEASKRGLFPELFRKNKLLWSVDVHRMSEGAALTALSIWLNDMQEMFMTGEDLPELAAVVVARGKMEESTDAQESPIAKAAFSFLQDNVASSFTYPAWNKGRIVCQQLQLRRILSGTRSSSSTKKMNKLVSLSNSPSFTAAGALTSKSDVQSSRANGVDSRTNSTRTELLTSAV